In Bacillus sp. BGMRC 2118, a genomic segment contains:
- a CDS encoding OFA family MFS transporter, translating into MKKTKNRWLIAASAVGIHISIGSVYAWSNFTTPLIDQFGWSASQVQFTFSLAILFLGLSAAFLGHFVEKYGPRKAGLLSAIFFGVGITGAGLAVNLESLPLLYIFYGVLGGIGLGVGYIAPVSTLVKWFPDRRGLATGLAIMGFGFAAAIASPIMESLIKSVGTANTFYILGISYFIIMLLSSLYLEKPEEGWAPAGFKEKVQSGKVKLKEDLAQLTANEAIKTSRFYYLWIMLFINVTCGIAIISAAKPLAQESIGLTTVEAAALVGVMGLFNGFGRIGWATVSDYIGRPNTYTTFFAVQIVLFALLPHTTGALLFQVMLAIVYTMYGGGFASIPAYIGDIFGTKQLGAIHGYILTAWAAAGLVGPIFAAWMKDTTGSYATSLNFFAVLFVVALIVSILIRRDISKLRAQNASKGSGNTLAG; encoded by the coding sequence GTGAAAAAGACAAAGAATCGTTGGCTTATTGCTGCTTCAGCAGTAGGGATTCACATTTCAATTGGTTCAGTTTATGCATGGAGTAACTTTACAACTCCTTTAATTGATCAGTTTGGATGGAGTGCAAGCCAAGTACAATTTACATTTAGTTTAGCTATTTTATTTCTAGGATTATCAGCTGCATTCTTAGGACATTTCGTTGAAAAATATGGTCCTAGAAAAGCAGGATTGCTTTCGGCTATTTTCTTTGGAGTAGGTATTACAGGTGCTGGACTTGCAGTTAACCTAGAATCATTACCACTACTATACATATTCTACGGAGTTCTAGGTGGAATTGGATTAGGAGTGGGGTATATTGCTCCAGTATCGACATTAGTAAAATGGTTCCCGGACCGTCGTGGCTTAGCTACTGGTCTTGCGATTATGGGATTTGGTTTTGCAGCTGCAATTGCGAGTCCAATTATGGAATCTTTAATTAAATCTGTTGGGACTGCCAACACGTTCTACATTTTAGGTATTTCTTATTTCATTATCATGCTATTATCATCATTATATTTAGAAAAGCCGGAAGAAGGCTGGGCTCCAGCTGGATTCAAAGAGAAGGTACAATCTGGTAAGGTAAAGCTGAAAGAAGACCTTGCCCAATTAACAGCGAATGAAGCAATTAAAACATCAAGATTTTACTATTTATGGATCATGCTTTTCATCAACGTTACTTGTGGTATTGCTATTATTTCTGCTGCAAAACCATTAGCACAAGAAAGTATCGGTTTAACGACAGTTGAAGCTGCTGCACTTGTTGGTGTAATGGGGTTATTTAATGGATTTGGTCGTATTGGATGGGCTACGGTTTCGGATTATATCGGGCGTCCAAATACGTATACGACATTCTTTGCTGTACAAATTGTGTTATTTGCATTATTACCACATACAACAGGTGCCTTATTGTTCCAAGTCATGTTAGCAATTGTTTATACGATGTACGGTGGTGGATTTGCTTCTATTCCTGCATATATTGGTGACATCTTCGGTACAAAGCAATTAGGTGCAATTCACGGTTACATCCTAACTGCTTGGGCAGCTGCTGGTTTAGTAGGCCCAATTTTTGCAGCCTGGATGAAAGATACTACAGGAAGCTATGCAACAAGCTTAAACTTCTTTGCAGTTTTATTCGTAGTAGCTTTAATCGTATCAATCTTAATTCGTCGTGACATCAGCAAACTTCGTGCACAAAACGCATCGAAAGGGTCAGGTAACACATTAGCAGGCTAA
- a CDS encoding DUF2294 domain-containing protein: MNKYEAEFSNLVRSFRKKHMGKGPSKITTTFCKNWAICEMEGNLSPVEKFIASADEGKQALKSARTEMVKEMYRKNPPLEMEEFLGTKFVELFIDIDIDRDFGMSIFVFEENLEEKFSK, translated from the coding sequence ATGAATAAGTATGAAGCTGAATTTAGCAACCTTGTTCGATCCTTCAGGAAGAAGCATATGGGCAAAGGACCGAGTAAAATTACAACTACATTTTGTAAGAACTGGGCAATTTGTGAGATGGAAGGAAACCTGTCTCCGGTAGAGAAATTTATTGCCAGTGCTGATGAAGGTAAACAAGCGCTTAAATCTGCCCGAACAGAAATGGTTAAAGAAATGTATCGAAAAAATCCTCCACTAGAAATGGAAGAATTTTTAGGAACCAAATTTGTTGAGCTATTTATAGATATTGATATTGACCGAGACTTCGGTATGTCCATTTTCGTATTCGAAGAAAATCTCGAAGAAAAATTTTCAAAATAG